In a genomic window of Helianthus annuus cultivar XRQ/B chromosome 10, HanXRQr2.0-SUNRISE, whole genome shotgun sequence:
- the LOC118482779 gene encoding uncharacterized protein LOC118482779, with protein MKGPFPGQILTAVGVDGNNGIYPVAYALVEAETFKSWEWFLELLKDDLGLGDSTNFTFISDRQKGLLPALSKVFPESEHRFCLRHIHQNLKKDWPGDVYKNLLYGVASKTSMPYFENAMEEMKIAEPGFHEKLSTIPASSWSKAHFSGRAKCDILLNNICEVFNRQLIGARDKPVITCLEFIRVYMTKRIVNVKKVQAKSHGPLTPHAQEVFNKIKEEASQLNVLMVDAEQYQVNSSRSQCVVNMKNRTCTCRKWDLTGMPCKHAVAAINDMARNDIRIGVPEELVDQVYWLSTWKKVYENVINPIPGPENWIPSPCPTKLLPPKHHKQVGRPQKKRKKSVGEAEVEAHFDSEGKMTRKGYTTKCSKCGNLGHNSRTCKGQGGENVENVVHAPSENVENVVQAPSENQVAGGENKTRKKCGKCGSLGHNSRTCKGLGGENVQESQSVSQGAPSETEA; from the exons ATGAAAGGTCCATTTCCAGGACAGATTCTTACTGCAGTTGGTGTTGATGGCAACAATGGTATATATCCTGTAGCATATGCTTTAGTGGAGGCTGAAACTTTTAAATCTTGGGAATGGTTTTTGGAATTACTCAAAGATGATCTTGGCTTAGGAGACAGTACCAACTTCACTTTCATCTCAGATAGGCAAAAG GGACTACTGCCTGCATTATCCAAAGTGTTCCCAGAATCTGAACACAGGTTCTGTTTAAGACATATCCACCAGAATCTGAAGAAGGATTGGCCTGGTGATGTGTACAAAAACTTGTTGTATGGAGTAGCCAGCAAGACATCAATGCCATATTTTGAAAATGCAATGGAAGAAATGAAGATTGCAGAGCCTGGTTTCCATGAAAAGCTATCAACTATCCCAGCAAGCAGTTGGTCAAAAGCACACTTTTCAGGTAGGGCCAAATGTGACATATTGTTGAATAATATATGTGAAGTGTTCAATAGGCAGTTGATAGGAGCCAGAGACAAACCTGTAATCACATGTTTAGAGTTCATAAGAGTGTACATGACCAAAAGAATTGTGAATGTAAAGAAGGTTCAAGCTAAATCTCATGGTCCATTAACTCCTCATGctcaagaagtgtttaataagatcAAAGAAGAAGCCTCACAACTCAATGTTTTAATGGTGGATGCAGAACAGTACCAG GTGAATAGCTCAAGATCCCAGTGTGTTGTTAATATGAAGAACAGAACATGCACCTGCAGAAAGTGGGATTTAACTGGCATGCCATGTAAACATGCAGTGGCTGCAATCAATGATATGGCCAGGAATGATATTAGGATAGGGGTGCCAGAGGAATTGGTTGATCAAGTGTATTGGTTATCCACATGGAAGAAGGTTTATGAAAATGTGATTAATCCAATTCCCGGGCCTGAGAATTGGATACCCTCACCATGCCCCACCAAACTTCTGCCTCCCAAACACCATAAGCAGGTTGGGAGGCCAcaaaagaagaggaagaaatcaGTGGGTGAGGCTGAAGTTGAAGCTCATTTTGATAGTGAGGGAAAAATGACCAGGAAGGGCTATACAACCAAGTGCAGCAAGTGTGGGAATTTGGGACACAACAGTAGGACATGCAAGGGCCAGGGTGGGGAGAATGTGGAGAATGTTGTACATGCACCAAGTGAGAATGTGGAGAATGTTGTACAAGCACCAAGTGAGAATCAAGTTGCAGGTGGAGAAAACAAAACCAGGAAGAAGTGTGGCAAGTGTGGAAGCCTGGGTCACAACAGTAGGACTTGCAAGGGCCTGGGAGGGGAGAATGTTCAAGAATCTCAATCTGTATCACAAGGTGCACCAAGTGAGACTGAAGCTTAG